In Coccidioides posadasii str. Silveira chromosome 4, complete sequence, one genomic interval encodes:
- a CDS encoding uncharacterized protein (EggNog:ENOG410PSSC~COG:S~BUSCO:15279at33183): protein MSASMSVPDARLGLTSSEWQMVVHQQQIALQGSHNGSMISRGRGMGRSTSSSRAASAASSQGRLLLDPDSLQALYYQLDHLLRDIRRRIEYLNEQSELSIQNTYDQAGNVIADADVEIARVRQIIASIDELEMEFDKIKRIRDIVKGFRARVETLDHRLDQASRRRR, encoded by the exons ATGTCCGCGTCAATGTCCGTTCCTGATGCCCGACTTGGCCTCACATCGTCCGAGTGGCAGATGGTTGTACACCAGCAACAGATTGCGCTGCAGGGCAGCCATAATGGCAGCATGATTTCACGGGGGAGAGGTATGGGGAGGAGCACATCAAGTTCAAGAGCCGCCAGTGCTGCAAGCAGCCAGGGAAGGCTCCTCTTAGATCCGGATAGTCTCCAGGCTTTGTATTATCAGCTCGACCATCTTCTGAGGGACATTCGCCGGAGGATTGAATAT CTGAATGAGCAATCCGAACTTTCAATACAAAACACCTATGACCAAGCGGGAAATGTAATTGCGGATGCAGACGTGGAAATAGCACGTGTTCGACAAATCATTGCCTCTATCGACGAGCTGGAGATGGAGTTTGACAAGATCAAACGGATTCGAGATATCGTCAAAGGTTTTCGCGCCCGGGTAGAAACCTTGGATCATCGCTTGGATCAAGCATCGCGCAGGCGGCGTTGA